Proteins from a genomic interval of Actinoalloteichus hymeniacidonis:
- a CDS encoding glycoside hydrolase family 43 protein → MSNSAEPTVTEIEGDEPPWVADLGDGTYRNPVLFTDLSDPDVIRVGEDFYLVASTFACVPGLVLATSRNLVDWRLIANALPEQQPTEVYATPQPGKGVWAPALRHHAGRFYIFYGDPDFGIRVLDAEHIEGPWSEPRLIKPGLGLIDPCPFWDADGTAYLVHGWAASRSGIKNRLTLHRMNEAATELLDDGHLVIDGDQVPGCNTLEGPKLYRRGDWYYIFAPAGGVATGWQSVFRSRSIDGPYEHRIVLAQRDTEVNGPHQGAWVDTPAGEDWFLHFQDRGVYGRIVHLQPMQWLPSEWPVIGVDPDENGCGRPVLVHPKPALPSIDPADRVVEETFAPGELGPQWSWQANPDPRWWSLSEEPGTLRLAALPEENAGDLRSLGQVLTRRMPAEEFVVTVDLGLNSGATEADRRGGVVVIGYDYAWAGIVAGPDGQRVVLRRRRADEDVETELDSRNLATENLATSVRIRLVVTAGGHCRFAVAGADGEFVGLGGGADAIFAATAGRWVGAKIGLFAVAEPAAEPAATEPGFLAVDRVRVTALPADSQ, encoded by the coding sequence GTGTCGAACAGCGCAGAACCGACGGTCACCGAGATCGAGGGCGACGAACCGCCGTGGGTGGCCGATCTGGGCGACGGGACGTACCGGAACCCGGTCCTCTTCACCGATCTGTCCGATCCGGACGTCATCCGCGTCGGCGAGGACTTCTACCTCGTCGCCTCGACCTTCGCCTGCGTGCCGGGGCTGGTGCTGGCGACCTCCCGCAACCTCGTCGACTGGCGACTGATCGCCAACGCACTACCCGAGCAGCAGCCCACCGAGGTCTATGCCACGCCGCAACCGGGCAAGGGCGTGTGGGCGCCCGCCCTGCGCCATCACGCCGGGCGGTTCTACATCTTCTACGGCGACCCCGACTTCGGGATCCGGGTGCTGGACGCGGAGCACATCGAGGGCCCGTGGTCGGAACCGAGGTTGATCAAGCCGGGTCTCGGACTGATCGACCCTTGCCCGTTCTGGGACGCCGACGGGACCGCCTACCTGGTGCACGGCTGGGCGGCCAGCCGATCCGGGATCAAGAACCGGTTGACACTGCACCGGATGAACGAGGCCGCCACCGAGTTGCTCGACGACGGACACCTGGTGATCGACGGCGACCAGGTACCGGGCTGTAACACCCTGGAGGGTCCCAAGCTGTATCGCCGCGGGGACTGGTACTACATCTTCGCCCCAGCAGGCGGGGTGGCCACCGGCTGGCAGTCGGTGTTCCGATCCCGCTCCATCGACGGTCCCTACGAGCACCGGATCGTGCTCGCGCAGCGCGACACCGAGGTCAACGGGCCGCACCAGGGCGCCTGGGTGGACACCCCGGCAGGCGAGGACTGGTTCCTACACTTCCAGGACCGGGGGGTCTACGGCCGGATCGTGCATCTGCAGCCGATGCAGTGGCTGCCGTCCGAATGGCCGGTCATCGGTGTCGACCCGGATGAGAACGGCTGCGGACGGCCGGTGTTGGTCCACCCCAAGCCCGCCCTGCCCTCGATCGACCCGGCCGACCGCGTCGTCGAGGAGACCTTCGCTCCCGGCGAACTGGGTCCGCAGTGGTCCTGGCAGGCCAATCCGGACCCGCGTTGGTGGTCGCTGTCCGAGGAGCCGGGCACCCTGCGGTTGGCGGCGCTACCGGAGGAGAACGCGGGCGATCTGCGGTCCCTCGGTCAGGTGCTCACCCGACGGATGCCCGCCGAGGAGTTCGTGGTCACCGTCGACCTGGGCCTGAATTCCGGTGCGACGGAGGCCGACCGGCGGGGCGGGGTGGTCGTGATCGGCTACGACTACGCCTGGGCCGGGATCGTCGCGGGCCCGGATGGTCAGCGCGTGGTGCTGCGACGCAGGCGCGCGGACGAGGACGTGGAGACCGAACTGGACTCCAGGAACCTGGCCACCGAGAATCTCGCGACCAGCGTGCGTATTCGGCTGGTGGTGACCGCAGGCGGTCACTGCCGGTTCGCGGTCGCGGGTGCGGATGGGGAGTTCGTCGGACTCGGTGGCGGCGCCGACGCGATCTTCGCGGCGACCGCCGGTCGTTGGGTGGGCGCCAAGATCGGGCTGTTCGCGGTCGCCGAGCCTGCTGCCGAGCCTGCGGCGACGGAACCCGGTTTCCTTGCTGTCGACAGGGTTCGGGTGACCGCTCTGCCTGCGGATTCGCAGTAG
- a CDS encoding ABC transporter substrate-binding protein has protein sequence MPTSIRKSRVGPRGPAAAAVSLLAACGVLAGCGGSGSDDGRVSLDFTWYGNDSRAEATQQAIDLFEERNPNITVNTSFSGFDAYFEKLSTQVAGRNIPDVVQMDAGYLREYAERGMLLDLNEYIGSEIDTELVDPNGLRSGTLADGQFAVPLGRSTQTMAYNPTIWADAGLEPPEIGDFTWDDLIEASEAISENTDGEVYGMTDPGWAIDWFQFFVRQQGRDFYTEEGIGFDEQDVVDYWTFTQDLSESGVFTPAEITSQHTGAVDTSPLVLGDAASELNYLGSSASLFPTMGDDVALAPGRATPTARWASTPRPRFRSPSAVRPSIPPNRPR, from the coding sequence ATGCCGACCAGTATCCGGAAGAGCCGAGTCGGACCGCGCGGCCCAGCCGCTGCGGCCGTGTCGCTGCTGGCGGCCTGCGGAGTGCTGGCCGGGTGCGGCGGCTCGGGGTCCGATGATGGTCGAGTCTCGTTGGACTTCACCTGGTACGGCAACGACAGCAGGGCCGAGGCGACCCAACAGGCCATCGATCTGTTCGAGGAGCGCAACCCGAACATCACGGTGAACACCTCGTTCTCCGGGTTCGACGCCTACTTCGAGAAGCTCTCCACCCAGGTCGCAGGCCGCAACATCCCCGACGTGGTGCAGATGGACGCCGGCTACCTGCGCGAATACGCCGAACGCGGGATGCTGCTGGATCTCAACGAGTACATCGGCTCCGAGATCGACACCGAGTTGGTCGACCCCAACGGCCTGCGTTCCGGCACGCTCGCCGACGGCCAGTTCGCCGTCCCGCTGGGCCGCAGCACGCAGACCATGGCCTACAACCCCACCATCTGGGCGGACGCGGGCCTGGAACCGCCGGAGATCGGCGACTTCACCTGGGACGACCTGATCGAGGCCTCGGAGGCGATCAGCGAGAACACCGACGGCGAGGTCTACGGGATGACCGACCCGGGCTGGGCCATCGACTGGTTCCAGTTCTTCGTCCGGCAACAGGGTCGCGATTTCTACACCGAGGAGGGCATCGGTTTCGACGAACAGGACGTCGTCGACTACTGGACCTTCACCCAGGACCTCAGCGAGTCCGGCGTGTTCACCCCGGCCGAGATCACCAGCCAGCACACCGGGGCCGTGGACACCTCCCCGCTGGTGTTGGGCGACGCCGCCTCGGAACTGAACTACCTCGGCAGCTCCGCATCGCTGTTCCCGACCATGGGCGATGACGTCGCACTGGCCCCTGGCCGAGCAACGCCGACGGCGAGATGGGCATCTACGCCTCGACCTCGATTCAGATCGCCATCGGCAGTCAGACCGAGCATCCCGCCGAATCGGCCGCGCTGA
- a CDS encoding LuxR C-terminal-related transcriptional regulator, which translates to MVALAVRPATTDSERGQSRLSRSERVIEVRLTREERMILALLADGYLLDGIARRMCTSNRTLRRRIRGVCDRLGVQTPIQAVAWAARRGLI; encoded by the coding sequence ATGGTTGCGTTGGCGGTACGACCGGCTACGACCGATTCGGAGCGAGGCCAGAGCAGGCTGAGCAGATCCGAGCGGGTCATCGAGGTCCGACTGACCAGGGAGGAGCGCATGATTCTCGCGCTGCTCGCGGACGGCTATCTGCTCGACGGCATCGCGCGGCGGATGTGCACGTCCAACCGAACCCTGCGTAGGCGGATTCGCGGGGTGTGCGATCGGCTCGGCGTGCAGACGCCGATCCAGGCGGTGGCCTGGGCGGCTCGGCGTGGGCTGATCTAG
- a CDS encoding rhamnulokinase, whose translation MSSSGPSGGGSTVSCAAVDLGASSGRVILGRVGGGELTTTEVARFDNKPIRVPRGADDDRLHWDILRLYADVLAGLRRASELGPLDGIGIDSWAVDYGLLDAGGELLGNPIHYRDARTDGVLDQVRAELGARRIYATTGIQFMQINTLIQLVAARDSPALASARRLLLIPDLLCYWLTGEFGAEVTNASTTQLLDVGQRRWARELIRDAGIDEALLPRLREPGETIGVLAGSARDQLGGHATPVVAVGSHDTASAIVAVPATGTRFGYISCGTWSLVGLELAAPVLSEASRAANFTNELGVDGTTRYLRNVMGLWLLQESLRTWQSRGQQPEVVELLSGAAEAAPFRSLIDPDDPRFLAPGDMPARIAEVCRETGQPVPADRYQLVRCILESLALAYRRTLRTACELADREVDVLHIVGGGSRNELLCRWTADACGIPVVAGPVEATALGNLLVQARAVGAAGVGDLTAMRALVAATQDVHEYRPGGDIPAWDAAARRWSAIFER comes from the coding sequence GTGAGTTCATCGGGGCCGAGCGGCGGCGGATCGACGGTGTCGTGCGCGGCGGTGGACCTCGGCGCGTCCAGCGGCCGGGTCATCCTCGGGCGAGTCGGCGGAGGCGAACTGACCACCACCGAGGTCGCCCGATTCGACAACAAGCCGATCCGCGTGCCCCGCGGCGCGGACGACGACCGGCTGCACTGGGACATCCTGCGGCTTTACGCCGATGTGCTCGCCGGTCTGCGCCGGGCCTCGGAGCTGGGGCCGCTGGACGGCATCGGGATCGACTCCTGGGCGGTGGACTACGGGCTGCTCGACGCGGGCGGTGAACTACTCGGCAACCCGATTCACTATCGAGACGCCCGCACCGACGGCGTCCTCGATCAGGTGCGTGCCGAGCTCGGCGCCCGCCGGATCTATGCCACCACCGGCATCCAGTTCATGCAGATCAACACGCTGATCCAGCTGGTGGCGGCGCGGGACAGCCCGGCCCTGGCCTCGGCGCGGCGGCTGTTGCTGATCCCCGACCTGCTCTGTTATTGGCTGACCGGCGAATTCGGCGCCGAGGTCACCAACGCGTCGACCACCCAGCTGCTCGACGTCGGACAGCGGCGGTGGGCGCGGGAGTTGATCCGCGATGCGGGGATCGACGAGGCACTGCTGCCCCGGCTGCGCGAACCGGGCGAGACCATCGGCGTGCTCGCCGGGTCCGCCCGCGATCAGCTTGGCGGCCACGCAACACCGGTGGTGGCCGTCGGTTCCCATGACACGGCCTCGGCGATCGTCGCGGTGCCCGCCACGGGGACCCGGTTCGGCTACATCTCCTGCGGCACCTGGTCGCTCGTCGGGTTGGAACTGGCCGCGCCGGTGTTGTCCGAGGCGAGTCGGGCCGCGAACTTCACCAACGAGCTCGGTGTCGACGGCACCACCCGCTATCTGCGCAACGTGATGGGCCTGTGGTTGCTCCAGGAGTCCCTGCGGACCTGGCAATCGCGGGGACAGCAGCCCGAGGTGGTCGAGCTGTTGAGCGGGGCGGCCGAGGCGGCGCCGTTCCGCTCGCTCATCGACCCGGACGACCCGAGGTTCCTAGCGCCGGGGGACATGCCCGCGCGGATCGCCGAGGTGTGCCGCGAGACCGGGCAACCGGTGCCCGCAGACCGATACCAATTGGTGCGATGCATCCTGGAAAGCCTCGCGCTGGCCTACCGCCGCACCTTGCGCACGGCCTGCGAACTGGCCGATCGCGAGGTCGACGTCCTGCACATCGTCGGTGGCGGCTCTCGCAACGAGCTGTTGTGCCGGTGGACCGCGGATGCCTGTGGCATTCCGGTGGTCGCCGGTCCCGTGGAGGCCACCGCGTTGGGCAACCTGCTGGTGCAGGCCAGGGCGGTGGGAGCGGCCGGGGTCGGTGATCTGACCGCGATGCGTGCCCTGGTCGCCGCGACGCAGGACGTGCACGAATACCGACCCGGTGGCGACATCCCCGCATGGGATGCCGCCGCCCGCCGCTGGTCGGCGATCTTCGAGCGTTAG
- a CDS encoding pectate lyase family protein, which produces MTSSSVRTSRPNRRLTAAFAAAGALLLAITSVTAAQADPAEPTADPGVLQAGPIGWASTNGGTTGGAGGSTVTVTSASQLISNMQASGSRIIQVSGTINLSGMNDIASDKTLIGINNARINGGGIDVDGAHNVIIRNITFANADDDSVNVQDGSTNIWIDHNTFLPGYDGSLDIKRESDFVTVSWNHFDGTDKTSLLGHSDNHSADANHLRVTYHHNFYDNTNTRNPRIRYGRGVHVFNNYYLNSNEYGIASTENASVLVEGNYFQGVDTPTEVGYASSDPGDLVERNNVYSNSGSPNTRGSFVGVPYSYNADSASSIPSIVGNGAGVS; this is translated from the coding sequence ATGACGTCTTCCTCAGTACGTACCTCGCGCCCGAACAGACGGTTGACCGCCGCGTTCGCCGCCGCAGGTGCCCTCCTGCTCGCCATCACCAGCGTGACCGCCGCTCAGGCCGATCCGGCCGAGCCCACCGCCGACCCCGGCGTGCTGCAGGCGGGCCCCATCGGTTGGGCCTCCACCAACGGCGGCACCACCGGCGGCGCGGGCGGGAGCACCGTCACCGTGACCTCCGCCTCCCAGCTCATCAGCAACATGCAGGCCAGCGGTTCCCGGATCATCCAGGTCAGCGGCACGATCAACCTGAGCGGGATGAACGACATCGCCTCGGACAAGACGTTGATCGGCATCAACAACGCCCGGATCAACGGCGGCGGCATCGACGTCGACGGCGCGCACAATGTGATCATCCGCAACATCACCTTCGCCAATGCCGACGACGACTCGGTCAACGTGCAGGACGGTTCGACCAACATCTGGATCGACCACAACACGTTCCTGCCCGGCTATGACGGCTCGCTCGACATCAAGCGGGAGTCGGACTTCGTCACCGTCTCGTGGAACCACTTCGACGGAACGGACAAGACCTCGCTGCTCGGCCACAGCGACAACCACAGCGCGGACGCGAACCACCTGCGGGTGACGTACCACCACAACTTCTACGACAACACCAACACCCGTAACCCGCGCATCCGCTACGGCCGGGGCGTGCACGTGTTCAACAACTACTACCTCAACAGCAACGAGTACGGCATCGCGTCGACCGAGAACGCCTCGGTGCTGGTCGAGGGCAACTACTTCCAGGGCGTCGACACCCCCACCGAGGTCGGCTACGCCAGCTCCGACCCGGGCGACCTGGTCGAGCGCAACAACGTCTACTCGAACTCCGGTTCGCCCAACACCCGAGGCAGCTTCGTCGGAGTGCCCTACTCCTACAACGCGGACTCCGCGTCGAGCATCCCCTCGATCGTCGGCAACGGCGCGGGCGTGTCCTGA
- a CDS encoding DUF2264 domain-containing protein, producing the protein MPDEDRELSPITGWTRDHWAQTADRMLLGVRRHASSTHAQFRLPGSPSRSGEWSDGLEGFARTFLTAAFRIAGSGGDDPHDFLGRYAEGLAAGTDPRHAQRWPTFAETGQAKVEAASVVIGLHETREWLWDRLDDDVRQRVVEWLAPQVGEPAIDNNWIWFQNVTESFLRSVGGPWSQADLDRNCELTESWHRGAGWYTDGGLRKYDFYNAWAFHLYPLWWCRMSPGLPAAQEWRSTYLDRLREFLPGHAALFGGDGAPLFQGRSLTYRWAALAPVWASAVFDSGPFEPGVLRRWASGTLRYFLDRGALDADDVLTTGWHGSYPPLAQWYSGPASPYWASKGMLGLLLPADHPVWTATEAPMPVEESDFELDLPAPGWLVSGTKSDGVVRVVNHGTDRASDERLAVELPVYTAYAYSTHTAVQLDPALELRRGRGLAAEPTDATVALVDAAGSPSMRPPVTPLGVVDGVGFSRHRAHWSVDEEGTEFRIGPVVTVGSVLRGAWEVRLVRITESDDAAAGLPAAQPATGDPVGVDAVSLRVTGWPLAGAQPPQVESGTVAQGESQMREETMVAGGLRARSRGLRGLISAPALRAEGASALDRFSATSVLVGAAPLELGAVYAAAFELAGQDSESTLSVLSVAVVESDGATPVITVRWSDGRDQSFAWPD; encoded by the coding sequence ATGCCGGACGAGGATCGAGAGCTGTCCCCGATCACCGGGTGGACCAGGGATCACTGGGCTCAGACCGCCGACCGGATGTTGCTCGGCGTGCGCCGACACGCGTCCTCGACCCATGCGCAGTTCCGGCTGCCCGGCTCCCCGTCGAGATCCGGCGAATGGAGCGATGGCCTGGAGGGATTCGCGCGGACCTTCCTGACCGCGGCCTTCCGCATCGCGGGCAGCGGCGGGGACGACCCGCACGACTTCCTCGGCCGGTATGCCGAGGGCTTGGCGGCGGGAACGGATCCTCGGCACGCGCAACGGTGGCCGACCTTCGCCGAGACCGGCCAGGCCAAGGTCGAGGCGGCATCGGTCGTGATCGGACTCCACGAGACCCGCGAGTGGCTCTGGGACCGGCTCGACGACGACGTCCGACAGCGGGTGGTCGAGTGGCTCGCGCCGCAGGTCGGCGAGCCGGCCATCGATAACAACTGGATCTGGTTCCAGAACGTTACCGAGTCGTTCCTGCGTTCGGTGGGCGGGCCGTGGTCGCAGGCCGATCTGGACCGCAACTGCGAGCTGACCGAGTCCTGGCATCGCGGCGCGGGTTGGTACACCGACGGTGGACTGCGCAAGTACGACTTCTACAACGCCTGGGCCTTCCATCTCTATCCACTGTGGTGGTGTCGGATGTCCCCGGGACTGCCTGCGGCGCAGGAATGGCGCTCGACCTACCTGGATCGCCTGCGGGAGTTCCTGCCCGGGCACGCCGCGTTGTTCGGCGGGGACGGTGCCCCGTTGTTCCAGGGCCGGTCGTTGACCTACCGGTGGGCCGCCCTGGCGCCGGTCTGGGCCTCGGCGGTGTTCGACTCCGGACCGTTCGAGCCCGGTGTGTTGCGGCGTTGGGCCAGCGGAACGCTGCGGTACTTCCTGGACCGGGGTGCCTTGGACGCCGACGACGTGCTCACCACCGGATGGCACGGCTCCTACCCCCCGTTGGCCCAGTGGTATTCCGGGCCTGCCTCGCCGTATTGGGCGAGCAAGGGAATGTTGGGGCTGTTGCTGCCTGCGGACCATCCGGTGTGGACGGCCACCGAGGCGCCGATGCCGGTGGAGGAGTCGGATTTCGAACTCGATCTCCCCGCGCCGGGTTGGTTGGTCTCGGGCACCAAATCGGACGGTGTCGTCCGCGTGGTCAACCACGGCACCGACCGGGCTTCGGACGAGCGGCTCGCCGTCGAGCTGCCGGTCTACACCGCCTACGCGTACTCCACCCACACCGCCGTGCAGCTGGATCCGGCGCTCGAACTGCGGCGGGGCCGGGGGCTGGCCGCCGAGCCGACCGACGCCACGGTGGCCTTGGTGGATGCGGCGGGCTCGCCCTCGATGCGGCCACCGGTGACGCCGCTGGGCGTGGTCGACGGCGTGGGCTTCTCCCGACACCGGGCGCACTGGTCGGTGGACGAGGAGGGCACCGAGTTCCGGATCGGCCCGGTGGTGACGGTCGGGTCGGTCCTGCGAGGCGCGTGGGAGGTTCGGCTGGTCCGGATCACCGAGTCCGACGACGCAGCCGCCGGGTTGCCCGCCGCCCAGCCCGCCACCGGTGATCCGGTCGGCGTCGACGCGGTGTCGTTGCGGGTGACCGGTTGGCCGTTGGCAGGCGCGCAACCGCCGCAGGTCGAGTCGGGGACCGTTGCGCAGGGGGAGTCCCAGATGCGCGAGGAGACGATGGTGGCCGGTGGGCTGCGGGCGCGGTCCAGGGGACTGCGCGGGCTGATCTCGGCGCCTGCGCTGCGGGCCGAGGGCGCCTCGGCGCTGGACCGGTTCTCGGCGACCTCGGTACTGGTCGGTGCGGCGCCGCTCGAGTTGGGCGCGGTGTATGCGGCGGCGTTCGAACTCGCGGGACAGGACAGCGAGTCCACGCTGTCGGTGCTCTCCGTGGCCGTCGTCGAGTCGGACGGTGCCACGCCGGTGATCACGGTGCGTTGGAGCGACGGACGGGATCAGTCCTTCGCCTGGCCGGACTGA
- a CDS encoding ABC transporter substrate-binding protein: MSRSRRQRAGAIVAVFALGSALTACADTPDDGTVELSFQWWGNDERAQATQAAIDLFMAENPDIRVEVSYADYNAYVERLSTQVAGGNSPDVIQTDTPFLREFADRGVLRDLGEYVGEGIDTGSLPTELIDAGSINGILYGLPAGQNTQAILLDNAIWEEAGVTPPEAGWTWAQFEAAGAELHEATDGEVYGYTDVGGFSDWFDFWLRQDGKALYNPDGTLGFEEADLVAFWTWTKGLQDNGTFTPAEVTTTFTGGTDTSPLLAGRAGGEFNYDSTAPGYHAAFDGEITLSPWPTDTGSSGMTAGAASMYSIGTASEHPEEAAQLIDFMVNNVEAGQELGVVRSMPPNSAVREAIASELDGPNQQVFEYQESVAGMLSGAPPAPPAGAGSVKRSFTVVYDSFNFGGMSVEEAAAQLIGEAEQSIG; the protein is encoded by the coding sequence GTGTCTCGGTCACGAAGACAACGGGCTGGTGCGATTGTGGCGGTGTTCGCCCTGGGGAGCGCATTGACGGCGTGCGCGGACACCCCGGACGACGGCACGGTGGAACTCTCCTTCCAATGGTGGGGCAACGACGAGCGTGCCCAGGCGACCCAGGCGGCGATCGACCTCTTCATGGCCGAGAACCCCGATATCAGGGTCGAGGTGTCCTACGCCGACTACAACGCCTACGTCGAGCGGCTTTCCACCCAGGTCGCGGGCGGCAACAGCCCCGACGTCATCCAGACGGACACCCCGTTCCTCCGGGAGTTCGCCGATCGGGGAGTGCTTCGCGACCTCGGCGAATACGTCGGTGAGGGAATCGACACCGGCAGCCTGCCCACCGAGCTGATCGATGCGGGCAGCATCAACGGCATTCTGTACGGCCTGCCCGCCGGACAGAACACCCAGGCGATCCTGCTCGACAACGCCATCTGGGAGGAAGCCGGAGTCACGCCGCCCGAGGCAGGCTGGACCTGGGCGCAATTCGAGGCCGCGGGCGCCGAGCTGCACGAGGCCACCGACGGCGAGGTCTACGGCTACACCGACGTCGGCGGATTCTCCGACTGGTTCGACTTCTGGCTGCGTCAGGACGGCAAGGCGCTCTACAACCCGGACGGCACCCTCGGCTTCGAGGAAGCCGACCTGGTCGCCTTCTGGACCTGGACCAAGGGCCTGCAGGACAACGGAACCTTCACCCCTGCCGAGGTGACGACCACCTTCACCGGCGGTACCGACACCTCGCCATTATTGGCGGGCCGTGCGGGCGGCGAGTTCAACTACGACTCCACCGCGCCCGGCTACCACGCGGCCTTCGACGGTGAGATCACGCTGTCGCCGTGGCCCACCGACACCGGCAGCAGCGGGATGACCGCGGGCGCCGCCTCGATGTACAGCATCGGTACCGCCAGCGAGCACCCGGAAGAAGCAGCGCAGCTGATCGACTTCATGGTGAACAACGTCGAGGCGGGTCAGGAATTGGGCGTGGTGCGCAGCATGCCGCCCAACAGCGCGGTCCGCGAGGCCATCGCCTCGGAGTTGGACGGCCCCAATCAACAGGTCTTCGAGTACCAGGAAAGCGTGGCGGGGATGCTGAGCGGTGCGCCGCCCGCGCCGCCTGCTGGCGCCGGATCGGTGAAGCGTTCCTTCACCGTCGTCTACGATTCCTTCAACTTCGGCGGGATGTCCGTCGAGGAGGCCGCCGCACAGTTGATCGGCGAGGCGGAACAATCGATCGGCTGA